AAATCCGTGGGCATGGCCCCGGCGGCCTTAGCCGACCCAATAAAAATCGCCCCCGCCAACAGCCCGAATTGCAACACCAGCAGGACAAAGCCGATCAGCAGCAGAGCAAAAATCGCGATCTGGTCCACATGCTTGCGGTCGAATTTCAGGTTGGATGCCGCCTGGAACACGACGTTGTGTAAACCGAAGCGTCCAAAATTTTCCGGGTTCAGATACGGGTGCCCGGCGGGCAACAAGCCGACGCTGCGGTAAATCAGCGCCGTGAACATGGCAATGTACCGGAACCCGCCCGCCATCAAGTCCCGCAATCGCGGTGCGATTCCGGGAAGCAAGGTAAATTTGAAAAACCCTTTCGGGGTCAGGTTCATGCTCATTCCACTTTGTGGTTGCCCACGTTATCAAACCGCAGACCGCATCCTGATGTGACGCGGTCTGTGTCAATTTTTAAACTTGCGTCACCGTTACGTTCGGGGCCATTACGGCGTTCCGCCACCGCCGGTGATGCGTGATCCGGCGCCGCCACCGGGGCCGATATTGCCAACAACCGTTCCCACGGCACTGCCGGCCAAACGTCCGCTTTGGGTTAGCGTGCCTGCCAGCTGACCGGACATGGTCATACCGCCCATAGCCGCATATTGAACCAGGCCTTCCTTCGCGTCGCCCTGCGCATCGGCGAAGCCCTGAACGCCCGATCCCATCCAGCGCAGGATGCTCTTCGGCACCAGATCGATCATTTTGAAGCAGGACGTTCCGATCATGTAGACCACGATCGTGTAAACGACGGTGAAGAAGAATTCGTCGATCACACTGCGTTTGAATTCCAATGGTGTGCCACCGAACAGGGTTGCGCCCGCGTCCGTGCCATCAAATCCGGTCAGGTTGTCGGTGACCAGCGGGAAAATTTCGTTCAACACCCGCACCATGGCCGAGAAAATCACAATACTGGCCAGCAACCCGAACACGGTCAAAATCGGGCGGATGAAGATTTCAAAAATCATGAAATATCCGCTCATCGCCATATCGCCGGGCAAACCATGCCCGTCAATCTTCAGGTGGGCCAGCGCCCAGAGTGGCACGCCGACCATGGCTTCAAACACGCTCTTCAGCCATGTGCCCACGGCGAAGAAGAAATAGATGAACGGCAGGAACGGTAAAACATAGTACAGGATAAATCCGACGGTTAAGCCCACTGTTGCCAATGAAACCAGCATGCCACTGGCGACGTTCAGGAACGCACCCATACCGGCGAATTGCGGAATTTTTTCAAACAATCCGCCGCCGACCGAAAAGATCGTTGCGGCAAACAGGTTGCGCACCGTGCTGTCCACAATACCCTTGCCGATACCAACCAATTGCGCCAGCGGGTGAATGTCCTTGTTTTCCCGCATGCTGAACAGGCCGTCCGTGCCGAACAGGAAGTTCAGCGTATCCAGAATGATGTTGTTTTTCGGTGTGACGTCGGAATCCATGTAGATGCCATCTTCACCCCAGACTTTGAAGGCGTAATACAGCACTTCCGCGACCAGATAGTCGTTCGGATCTTCGAATTCGATGGCATTCCCGTCGGATTGGTGGGGGGCAAAATATTCGGCCCCGCCCAAATTTTCATCGTGCATACGGCGCGATTCCGAAATGGTCTGCATCGGAACGGGCAGGCGGTTCGGTGACGGCAGGTTAAATGCGGCGCTGAACAACGCGCCGTTCATTTGCGCAATGCTGTTGTACCAGATACCGGCCCCGCCCCAGCCCTTGACCAGAACTTCGGGCGGAACGCTGAATCCGCCAGCCGCAACCATATTGTTGCGCGCATCGGTGACGGTCGCATCAAATTGGTCGTGCATATCGCGGATCAACTGGTCGATGAAGGGGGCGCGAACCCCGTCGGTACAGTTGATATCGGCGTTGGATGTGTTGAGTGTACAGCCGCCCTGGCTGTTGGGCAGTTTTTTATAGGCCATGACCTCGGCGAAATCCGCGATGCGCGGGTTCTGCCACAGGAACATGATCATGTTGAAATAACCTTCCTGAACCTCCAGCGCGCCGACCTGGGTCACGGCGTTGGTGCGGATGACAACCTCACCGCAATAAGGTTTGATCCCGCCGGTGTTCTGGTTGAAATTCATGCGCCCACCCGTGGGGTCGGCGGCACCGAATGAAATGATGATGTCGTTGTTTTTATAAAACTGCAGGGCGGTTTGGTAGAACCCGGCGCTGTTGGTCGGAATCTGCTGGTTGATCAGCGGGTTTTTCACCAGATAGGGTTCGATGGTGAAGACGACATTCCCGGTGTTGCCCTGGTTGTTCAGCACGCGTTCATAGGATTCTTTACAGGTCCGCGCCAGCGCCATGAATTTCACAATGGCGGCGGTGTCGGGGATGGATGGGCGCGCGACCAGGCTTTCATCCGATGTGCCCAGCCCGTTGGTCAGGCTTTCGTTGAACAGCAGCCAGCCATTGGTGGCCAGTCCGGACCCCAGCTTTGCCGCATACAGCGTGATATATTGACCCGAGTTCAAACCATTCGCGATCGGGACCAGCAACCCAAGCGCCACAACCAGACGGATCGGGGCCCAGATATGGTTGAACCGCTTGCCAAACGGTGTTCCCGTTTGCGCAGTTTCCCCAACGATGACCAGAACGTAATACAAAACCACAATGACCGCGACGATCAGCATGGCCAGGCTGTAAAACTGGAACAGGCCGTGCATGGCGATGTGGAATGGCGTCGATGCGTAGGACCCGAACATGCCCGGCACACCCAAAACCGTGTGCAACAGGATGAACGCAATATCGTTATCCGGTGCCGGGGTCGAGAACATGCCGCCACCAAAAGTCGGCCCCGCCGCGTGCGCCGTCTGCAGCACCAGCCCCATGGCCAACAGGACAAATTGCAAAACCAGAATGACAAATCCGACCAGCAACGCGAAGAAAATCACGATCTGGTCGATATTCGACCGGGTCATTTTCAGATTGTTGGCGGCCTGGGCAATGACATGGCGAATGCCATATTTCCCGCGATTGGCGGGATCGAGATAAGGGTGGCCGTTGGGCAACAGGCGGACCGCGTTATAAATCGCGGCCATCAGGAAGGCGAGCCAGCCAAAACCGCTTTCGGCAAAGGCCCGGATCCGGGGCACAATCCCCGGCATAAAAGCATAGGCTAAGACCTGTTTTCCGCGTATTTCCTGCACTATATCCACCACACCCGGCTTTACCGCACCCGGTTTGATTTTAAGCCGGGATAGATAAAATTTTATTAAATTTTTAATTCGCCTTATTTATCCACATCCTACCACAAAATCAGGGCGTTCGGCCAAAGGATTCAGCCGTGCGGTGGGGGGGCGGGGCCCGTTGGCCCGCGACCCGGCCGGGTGAACAGGAAAATGTAAACAGAAACAGGGATTTGTATTATGTCAATGAGGCGGGCGCGGGCAGGATATGGTGCAACCCGTCCAGATTTGCCATCAGCCAGGCCAGCACCATCACAAAAATCATAATCCGCCAGATATAGGGGTAAAAGGCCCGGGTGGTGTCGGGGCCGGTTATGGCCTCCATCGCGTAACGCAGAATCCAGTACCCATCCAGCCCAGGCAGGGGGATCAGGTTCAGCAAGCCAATCATGATCGACAACAGCGCCATCATAAACAAAACCCCATGCACCCCGGCGACCAGCCGCAGCCCATCGCCAATCACTTGTGTCTCGGGTGTGATGGTGGTGCGATCCAGCGGCCACACATCGCGGAACGTGCCAAAGGCGCCCCGCGCCAACCGGGTAAAATCACGCCATCCGGTGATCACGGCCTGTTCAAATGTTTGCGGGCGGTACATGTCCCCGCGCAGACGCCCCATGTAGAGCACCGCCGGATCGGGCATGGTGGCCAGGGCCAGATCCGCGTTGGTTTCGGGGTCAATATAAACGCGGTACGGAACGGCCCGGCCGTTTGTTGAAAATAAATCCAGCACCACAATTTTGCCGACATGGGGCTTTAACGCGGCGAACGCGGCCTGGCGCGTGGGTGTGGGAACGCCATCAACGGCGCGCACGGCGCTCAAATCCATCGGATTGTGCTGGGCAATGGTGCCCAGCCGTCCATGGGCGCGGTCGAAACCGCGTAAATCCGTATATTCATCCCAGCCGGGTGTAACCGCCATGTCCATGACGCTGTCGCCGCGCATCAGCCGCAGTGAAACCGCTTCATCCATCGGTGTGCGCAGGGCGTGGACGATCTCTTCGTACCGCTCAACGCTATGTCCCTGAAACAATATGATCTGATCGCCGGGCAGGATGCCGGCGCGGTCTGCCGGACTGCCCACTTGTACGGCGGTGACGATGGGGCGCGTCGATGGTTGCCCGATCAAGGCATAAAACCCGACAAACAAAACATAGGCGAAAAAGAAACTGGCCGCCGGTCCCGCCAGCACCATAAAGAACCGGAACCACGCTGGCCTGCGGGCAAAATCATCGGGTGTTTCGCGGTCGGGGTCGGTCAGTTGGACCATGCCGCTGAACGGAAAAATCTTGATGCTCCACCGCGTGCCGTATTTATCGGTGCGGCCCCACACTTCGCGGCCAAAGCCCAATGATACGCGCGCAACGTGAACGCCCAACAGGCGCGCCATCAACAAATGCCCGGCCTCATGCGCCAAAAACACCACACCCAGCGACAGCAGGAACAGAAGCGTAAAAATAATCTGGCTGTCGACGGCGAGCATGGTTGTCAGGTCTTACCCCGCACGACGCAGGGGCTTGTATTTAATCCGGTGCGGTTGGTCTGCGTCCTTGCCCAGGCGGCGTTTGTGGTCTTTCTCGTAATCCTCGTAGTTGCCTTCGAACCACGTGACTTGCGAGTCGCCTTCAAAGGCCAGAATGTGCGTGGCCAGACGGTCGAGGAAGGCGCGATCGTGGGAAATGACCACGGCGCATCCCGCGAATTGTTCCAGCGCTTCTTCCAAAGCGGCCAGCGTTTCCGTATCCAAATCGTTGGTCGGTTCGTCCAGCAGTAAGACGTTCGCGCCGGATTTCAGCATCTTGGCCAGATGGACGCGGTTGCGTTCACCGCCCGAAAGCGATCCGACTTTTTTCTGTTGGTCGGGTCCGCGGAAGTTAAAGGCGGACACGTACGCGCGGCTGGGCATTTCGATTTTGCCCAGTTTCAGAATGTCCATGCCGTCGGAAATTTCTTCCCAGACGTTTTTATCGCCGTCCAGCGCATCGCGGCTTTGGTCGACATAGCCCAATTTGACCGTTTCACCGACGCGGAATGATCCCCCATCCGGTTTTTCCTGTCCGGTGATCATGCGGAACAAGGTCGATTTACCGGCACCGTTCGGGCCGATCACGCCGACAATACCGCCCGGTGGCAGTTTGAAGGACAGGTTTTCAATCAACAGGCGGTCGCCAAACCCTTTGCGTAAATTTTCGGCCTCAATAACCACGTTGCCCAGACGCGGCGGCGTC
The genomic region above belongs to Micavibrio aeruginosavorus EPB and contains:
- a CDS encoding M50 family metallopeptidase, translated to MLAVDSQIIFTLLFLLSLGVVFLAHEAGHLLMARLLGVHVARVSLGFGREVWGRTDKYGTRWSIKIFPFSGMVQLTDPDRETPDDFARRPAWFRFFMVLAGPAASFFFAYVLFVGFYALIGQPSTRPIVTAVQVGSPADRAGILPGDQIILFQGHSVERYEEIVHALRTPMDEAVSLRLMRGDSVMDMAVTPGWDEYTDLRGFDRAHGRLGTIAQHNPMDLSAVRAVDGVPTPTRQAAFAALKPHVGKIVVLDLFSTNGRAVPYRVYIDPETNADLALATMPDPAVLYMGRLRGDMYRPQTFEQAVITGWRDFTRLARGAFGTFRDVWPLDRTTITPETQVIGDGLRLVAGVHGVLFMMALLSIMIGLLNLIPLPGLDGYWILRYAMEAITGPDTTRAFYPYIWRIMIFVMVLAWLMANLDGLHHILPAPASLT
- a CDS encoding DotA/TraY family protein, which translates into the protein MPRIRAFAESGFGWLAFLMAAIYNAVRLLPNGHPYLDPANRGKYGIRHVIAQAANNLKMTRSNIDQIVIFFALLVGFVILVLQFVLLAMGLVLQTAHAAGPTFGGGMFSTPAPDNDIAFILLHTVLGVPGMFGSYASTPFHIAMHGLFQFYSLAMLIVAVIVVLYYVLVIVGETAQTGTPFGKRFNHIWAPIRLVVALGLLVPIANGLNSGQYITLYAAKLGSGLATNGWLLFNESLTNGLGTSDESLVARPSIPDTAAIVKFMALARTCKESYERVLNNQGNTGNVVFTIEPYLVKNPLINQQIPTNSAGFYQTALQFYKNNDIIISFGAADPTGGRMNFNQNTGGIKPYCGEVVIRTNAVTQVGALEVQEGYFNMIMFLWQNPRIADFAEVMAYKKLPNSQGGCTLNTSNADINCTDGVRAPFIDQLIRDMHDQFDATVTDARNNMVAAGGFSVPPEVLVKGWGGAGIWYNSIAQMNGALFSAAFNLPSPNRLPVPMQTISESRRMHDENLGGAEYFAPHQSDGNAIEFEDPNDYLVAEVLYYAFKVWGEDGIYMDSDVTPKNNIILDTLNFLFGTDGLFSMRENKDIHPLAQLVGIGKGIVDSTVRNLFAATIFSVGGGLFEKIPQFAGMGAFLNVASGMLVSLATVGLTVGFILYYVLPFLPFIYFFFAVGTWLKSVFEAMVGVPLWALAHLKIDGHGLPGDMAMSGYFMIFEIFIRPILTVFGLLASIVIFSAMVRVLNEIFPLVTDNLTGFDGTDAGATLFGGTPLEFKRSVIDEFFFTVVYTIVVYMIGTSCFKMIDLVPKSILRWMGSGVQGFADAQGDAKEGLVQYAAMGGMTMSGQLAGTLTQSGRLAGSAVGTVVGNIGPGGGAGSRITGGGGTP